In Erigeron canadensis isolate Cc75 chromosome 1, C_canadensis_v1, whole genome shotgun sequence, a single window of DNA contains:
- the LOC122591562 gene encoding probable E3 ubiquitin-protein ligase ZFP1 has translation MDLLRELRDNLIIRQNTLLRLLECLQQLIENRRALQDLRAQLANIISGSAGLSENQISKHLKVSTIQERKMVISSRGGKEEELVLDTLICAICLGEYEENGETTIGTLDCGHEYHPQSIKDWLLCKNVCPMCRATALNVDVNLES, from the coding sequence ATGGACCTGTTACGCGAGTTACGCGACAATTTGATCATTCGGCAAAACACTTTGCTGAGGCTTCTAGAATGTCTACAACAACTGATTGAAAATCGTAGGGCACTACAAGACCTTCGTGCTCAACTAGCCAACATCATCAGTGGTTCGGCCGGTTTATCAGAAAACCAgatttcaaaacatttaaaagtcaGCACAATCCAAGAAAGAAAGATGGTGATAAGCAGCCGTGGTGGTAAAGAAGAAGAATTAGTACTGGATACATTAATATGTGCTATTTGCTTGGGTGAGTATGAAGAAAACGGCGAAACGACGATAGGGACATTAGATTGTGGACATGAGTATCATCCACAAAGCATCAAGGATTGGCTTTTATGCAAGAATGTTTGTCCGATGTGCAGGGCTACCGCGTTGAATGTAGATGTCAATTTGGAATCTTGA
- the LOC122585490 gene encoding putative wall-associated receptor kinase-like 16 — MHLQILVAVVLITMMASLGKASAHELPQYCETSCGNVSITFPFGSGRPGCYHSPEFLVTCNRTHSDGPTLFYGETNIVIKNMSIITGEIEVMSYVASDCYDNGSRVLNDSYDSFLKLFKFQISTKNRFVAIGCDTYAYIQGSRKNENFGTGCISLCTNKNSTRDGSCSGIGCCEIKIPDGMSTVNLTLNSYNNHIYVSDFNPCSYAFVVNQENNHFKFSSTYLRDFGKEVRMPTLLDWAIGDETCEIASQDTKNFLCKGNSECIEEYAGPGYRCRCKQGYAGNPYLKDNCTNKNECQGGNHDCVHKCVDTVGNYMCSCRRGYSGDGRKGGSGCTVKQSLVIMIAICSLIAFILLLILVTWVYVGVKKRKVMMLREKFFKQNGGIMLQQRISKDGGSHDRFRLFTMKDLNKATNNYDESKIIGKGGYGTVYKGILSDNKIVAIKKSKLLDQTKTQIEQFINEVVILSQINHRNVVKLIGCCLEAEIPLLVYEFIPNGTLSDHIHEESKSVAVTWDIRLRIATETAGALSYLHYAASVPIVHRDIKTNNILLDDSYVAKVADFGASKLIPVDQIELETLVRGTLGYLDPEYLQTSQLTDKSDVYSFGVVLVELITGQKALNFDRPEEERSLAKYFLSSLKNGRLFQVLDQHLQLKELPNEIIQVSRIAERCLRVKGDERPTMKEVATELEGIMASVIQKHPWVQSIENEEEGEHLLKQSANYYAFTDRGSGSSSTFDSMSKQITLPAASGR, encoded by the exons ATGCATTTACAAATACTAGTTGCAGTAGTACTCATAACAATGATGGCATCTTTAGGGAAAGCGAGTGCTCATGAGTTGCCACAATATTGTGAAACGTCGTGTGGTAATGTGAGTATAACATTTCCTTTTGGTTCAGGTCGGCCAGGATGCTACCACAGTCCTGAGTTTCTTGTTACTTGTAACAGGACCCATAGTGATGGGCCTACACTTTTCTATGGTGAAACCAatattgttattaaaaatatgTCAATAATCACAGGCGAGATTGAAGTTATGTCGTATGTTGCTAGTGATTGTTACGACAATGGGTCAAGAGTACTGAACGACTCTTATGATTCGTTTCTCAAGTTGTTTAAGTTCCAAATATCAACCAAGAACAGGTTTGTCGCCATTGGGTGCGACACCTACGCCTATATCCAAGGATCAAGGAAGAATGAAAATTTTGGTACTGGATGCATTTCTTTGTGTACTAATAAGAACAGTACAAGAGATGGATCGTGCTCGGGGATTGGGTGTTGTGAAATTAAAATTCCAGACGGGATGAGCACTGTTAACTTGACCCTAAATAGCTACAATAACCATATCTATGTATCCGACTTTAACCCTTGTAGCTATGCTTTTGTGGTTAACCAAGAGAACAATCACTTCAAATTTTCTTCCACCTATCTGCGCGATTTTGGAAAAGAAGTGAGGATGCCCACGTTACTTGACTGGGCAATTGGGGATGAAACTTGTGAAATAGCAAGTCAGGATACAAAAAACTTCTTATGCAAAGGAAACAGTGAATGTATTGAAGAATATGCTGGTCCTGGATATCGTTGTCGTTGCAAGCAGGGTTATGCTGGCAACCCTTATCTTAAAGATAACTGCACAA ATAAAAATGAGTGTCAGGGCGGAAATCATGATTGCGTGCATAAATGCGTTGATACTGTAGGAAATTATATGTGTTCTTGTCGAAGAGGATACTCTGGAGATGGCAGGAAAGGTGGATCTGGATGCACTGTAAAGCAATCATTAGTTATAATGATTGCcatat GTAGCTTGATTGCTTTCATACTTCTTCTTATACTTGTCACCTGGGTGTATGTGGGAGTCAAGAAGCGTAAGGTTATGATGCTCAGGGAAAAATTCTTTAAGCAAAATGGTGGAATAATGTTGCAGCAACGTATTTCTAAAGATGGGGGTTCTCATGACCGGTTCAGATTATTCACTATGAAAGACCTTAACAAGGCGACTAACAACTATGATGAGAGCAAGATTATCGGTAAGGGTGGCTATGGCACAGTTTATAAAGGAATTCTATCTGATAATAAAATAGTTGCCATAAAGAAGTCCAAATTGTTAGATCAAACCAAAACCCAGATAGAGCAATTTATAAATGAAGTTGTTATCCTTTCCCAAATCAatcatagaaatgtggtgaagCTGATTGGATGCTGTTTGGAAGCAGAAATCCCTTTATTGGTTTACGAGTTCATTCCAAATGGTACTCTGTCTGATCATATCCACGAAGAAAGCAAGTCAGTGGCTGTTACTTGGGACATCCGGCTGAGAATAGCAACAGAGACAGCTGGAGCACTTTCATATTTACACTATGCAGCGTCTGTCCCAATCGTTCATCGAGATATCAAGACTAATAATATACTTTTAGATGATAGTTATGTAGCAAAAGTGGCtgattttggagcatctaaactAATTCCCGTGGATCAGATTGAGTTGGAAACATTGGTGCGGGGAACACTAGGTTACTTAGATCCCGAATACTTGCAGACGAGTCAACTGACTGATAAGAGCGATGTTTATAGTTTCGGGGTAGTACTAGTAGAGCTTATAACTGGACAGAAAGCTCTTAACTTTGATAGGCCAGAGGAAGAGAGGAGCCTAGCTAAATACTTTTTATCTTCTTTAAAAAATGGGAGACTCTTCCAGGTTCTCGATCAACACTTGCAGCTAAAAGAACTCCCCAACGAGATAATCCAAGTTTCAAGAATTGCAGAAAGATGCTTACGTGTTAAAGGGGATGAAAGGCCTACTATGAAGGAAGTTGCGACAGAGCTGGAAGGAATAATGGCATCAGTGATACAAAAGCATCCTTGGGTGCAAAGTATTGAAAATGAAGAGGAAGGAGAGCATTTGCTTAAGCAATCAGCCAATTACTATGCATTCACAGATAGGGGCAGCGGAAGCTCAAGTACTTTTGATAGCATGAGCAAGCAAATTACTTTACCTGCTGCTAGTGGCAGGTGA